One window of the Devosia sp. 2618 genome contains the following:
- the gabT gene encoding 4-aminobutyrate--2-oxoglutarate transaminase, producing the protein MTDNATLQTRRQTALPRGIGTAFPVFAQHAEGSELWDVEGNRYIDFAAGIAVLNTGHRHPKVMEAVRAQLESFTHTAFQIVPYEPYLAVCERLNVMAPFSGPAKSVLFSTGAEAVENAIKIARAHTGRPGVIAFSGGFHGRTTFTMALTGKVAPYKKKFGISPPGVFHVPFPADSHGVNVAESLRALETLFRADIDPSEVAAIIIEPVQGEGGFLPAPTELLVALRQIADQHGIVLIADEIQTGFARTGKMFGIEHSGVEPDLVTVAKALAGGFPLSGVIGRAAIMDAPEVGGLGGTYAGSPVACAAALAVLDVIVEEGLVERANRIGARIKATLETASLRNDITPIAFIRGPGSMVAFDIVSRSDGSPDAAGTKKVIQAALSEGLILLSCGIHGNTIRLLNPLTISDDLLDEGLEKLEKALIAAGN; encoded by the coding sequence ATGACCGACAACGCCACCCTGCAGACCCGCCGCCAGACGGCCTTGCCACGCGGCATCGGCACAGCTTTTCCAGTGTTTGCGCAGCATGCCGAAGGCAGCGAATTGTGGGACGTCGAGGGCAATCGCTATATCGACTTTGCCGCTGGCATCGCCGTGCTCAATACCGGCCATCGCCACCCCAAGGTGATGGAAGCGGTACGGGCGCAGCTGGAAAGCTTCACCCACACGGCCTTCCAGATCGTGCCCTATGAGCCCTATCTGGCGGTCTGCGAACGGCTCAACGTCATGGCGCCGTTTTCCGGCCCGGCAAAGTCGGTGCTATTTTCGACCGGTGCCGAAGCGGTCGAAAATGCCATCAAGATCGCCCGCGCCCATACCGGTCGCCCCGGCGTCATCGCCTTCAGCGGTGGCTTTCATGGCCGCACGACTTTCACCATGGCACTGACCGGCAAGGTAGCGCCCTACAAGAAAAAGTTCGGCATTTCGCCTCCGGGCGTCTTCCATGTGCCCTTCCCCGCCGACTCGCATGGCGTCAACGTCGCCGAGAGCCTGCGCGCGTTGGAAACATTGTTCCGCGCCGATATCGATCCGAGCGAAGTCGCAGCCATCATCATTGAACCGGTACAGGGCGAAGGCGGTTTCCTACCAGCGCCAACCGAATTGCTGGTGGCGTTGCGCCAGATCGCCGACCAGCATGGCATCGTCCTGATTGCCGACGAAATCCAGACCGGCTTTGCGCGCACGGGCAAGATGTTCGGCATCGAACATTCTGGCGTTGAGCCTGATCTCGTAACCGTGGCGAAGGCATTGGCCGGTGGTTTCCCGCTATCGGGTGTGATCGGTCGCGCCGCGATCATGGACGCACCAGAAGTTGGCGGCCTCGGCGGCACCTATGCCGGTAGCCCCGTAGCCTGCGCCGCAGCTCTAGCTGTGCTGGACGTGATCGTCGAAGAAGGGCTGGTGGAACGCGCCAACCGCATTGGAGCGCGGATCAAGGCGACGCTGGAAACAGCTTCGCTGCGCAACGACATTACCCCCATCGCGTTTATCCGTGGCCCCGGCTCGATGGTGGCGTTCGATATCGTGTCGCGCAGTGACGGCAGCCCCGATGCGGCAGGCACCAAGAAGGTCATTCAGGCGGCGCTGTCCGAAGGGTTGATCCTGTTGTCCTGCGGCATCCACGGCAATACCATTCGGCTACTCAACCCGCTGACCATCAGCGATGATCTGCTGGATGAGGGGCTGGAAAAGCTCGAGAAAGCGCTCATTGCGGCAGGAAACTAA
- a CDS encoding LysR substrate-binding domain-containing protein, protein MPTREDTAARLPPLLMLRAFEATGRTGSMRKGADDLGVSHTVVSRHVRNLESWMGRKLLTAGPRGVVLTDEGQILMASVTKAFRLIANTAGELRSARAGAILRIWCIPGLATRWLTPRLAVIEEILRGTDVVLRSTDSLPDFASGEADLAIGFGDFGTLAATGRPLLRPRMFPLASPQWLATHGTPASLADLPNWPLIHEESHRQWTDWFDAAGVGTGHRLHGPRLWDASLGLDAARASQGIALGSRILAAADLAAGRLVELFQTDIHLGGYYILTPAHSQGNPALDRLISWLGRELELAERG, encoded by the coding sequence TTGCCCACCCGCGAAGACACCGCCGCGCGCCTGCCGCCGCTGCTGATGCTGCGCGCCTTTGAGGCCACGGGCCGCACTGGCTCCATGCGCAAGGGCGCCGACGATCTGGGCGTCAGCCACACTGTGGTCAGTCGGCACGTCCGCAACCTCGAAAGCTGGATGGGTCGCAAGTTGCTGACAGCGGGTCCGCGCGGGGTCGTGTTGACCGACGAGGGGCAAATTCTGATGGCCTCGGTCACGAAGGCTTTTCGTCTGATCGCCAACACTGCGGGCGAACTGCGCTCTGCACGTGCTGGGGCGATCCTGCGTATCTGGTGCATTCCAGGCCTTGCCACACGCTGGCTGACCCCACGCCTTGCCGTTATCGAAGAGATTTTGCGCGGCACCGACGTGGTGCTGCGCTCCACCGACTCCTTGCCCGATTTCGCCAGCGGTGAGGCCGATCTCGCCATCGGCTTCGGTGATTTCGGCACTCTCGCTGCGACCGGCCGACCGCTCTTGCGTCCCCGCATGTTTCCGTTGGCCAGCCCGCAATGGTTGGCCACCCACGGCACGCCGGCGTCTCTCGCTGACCTGCCCAATTGGCCCCTTATCCACGAAGAAAGCCACCGCCAGTGGACCGACTGGTTCGACGCCGCTGGCGTCGGCACCGGCCATCGCTTGCACGGACCGCGCCTATGGGACGCGAGCCTTGGGCTCGACGCCGCCCGCGCCAGCCAAGGCATCGCGCTCGGCAGCCGCATCCTCGCCGCCGCCGACCTCGCCGCCGGCCGACTGGTGGAACTCTTCCAGACCGATATCCACCTCGGCGGCTACTACATCCTTACACCCGCCCACAGCCAAGGTAACCCTGCGCTCGATCGGTTGATTTCATGGCTGGGTAGAGAGTTGGAACTGGCGGAAAGAGGGTAA
- a CDS encoding DeoR/GlpR family DNA-binding transcription regulator, producing MQRINPQPSNAHSALPSQARQQKILQRVHADGSVSVTQIARELQVSDMTVRRDLIELENDKKLLRVHGGAVLLPEDNEIAVDRNEPVFALRMRKQFDVKQRIAAAAAKLLEDSRTIAIDVGTTTFQMVKHIPDTPGLKVFTNSLRIAAEISTPNREVYIAGGRIRDGELAVGGASAVAQFSKLWFDTAVIGISGLTTTGLYDYSFDDTEMKRIYIERSNYKIALCDSSKFEHMSLVKICNLSGISAIVTDALPPDPLMKALEAADVTVVVA from the coding sequence ATGCAACGTATCAATCCTCAACCGTCCAACGCTCACTCCGCCCTGCCGTCACAAGCACGCCAGCAAAAAATTCTGCAGCGCGTGCATGCCGACGGATCCGTTTCGGTCACTCAAATTGCCCGAGAACTTCAGGTTTCAGACATGACGGTACGGCGCGACCTTATCGAACTGGAGAATGACAAAAAACTCCTTCGGGTCCACGGCGGTGCGGTACTTCTGCCTGAAGATAACGAGATTGCCGTTGACCGAAATGAGCCAGTATTCGCCCTTAGAATGCGTAAGCAATTCGATGTAAAACAACGAATTGCTGCGGCCGCGGCAAAACTATTAGAGGATTCTCGAACCATTGCAATTGATGTTGGAACAACAACATTCCAAATGGTAAAACACATACCTGACACACCAGGGCTGAAAGTATTCACGAACAGCCTTCGCATCGCAGCAGAAATATCAACTCCGAATCGAGAGGTCTACATCGCTGGCGGACGCATTCGTGACGGAGAACTGGCTGTGGGTGGCGCATCTGCTGTCGCCCAATTCAGCAAGCTCTGGTTTGATACAGCTGTTATCGGCATTTCCGGACTGACGACGACGGGTCTCTACGACTATTCATTCGACGACACCGAGATGAAGCGCATCTATATCGAACGCTCCAATTATAAGATCGCTCTGTGCGACTCTTCCAAATTCGAACACATGTCGTTGGTCAAGATCTGCAATTTGTCCGGCATTTCGGCGATAGTAACTGACGCCCTGCCCCCCGATCCGCTGATGAAGGCGCTCGAGGCCGCAGATGTGACAGTCGTCGTCGCTTAG
- a CDS encoding amidohydrolase, whose protein sequence is MLLKNARLPDGRLVDLLLDGEQILRVDEPGRVEESDDVYDLETALVSPAFIDGHIHLDKTYFGCPPVPHQEGVSVKERVAIERVERHKLPLPVRERASALLKHLLKNGTTRVRSHVDIDSDIGLKHLEALVDVRATFADYIDIEIVAFPQSGITSEPGMPDLLDAALRSGADLIGGLDPLGFDGEVKEHLDVIFSLAEKHGKGIDIHLHDGGENGGNELRDIARRTIAAGMEGRVVVSHAFALGMLAASSFATTSDLLAKAGVSIMTSSPAPVPVPPIRRLQNAGVNVFAASDNIRDCWSPFGNGDMLDRVGIVAQRQEMLTNEDLQRAFDLATFSAAKALGITRYGLDVGCASDLVVLVAPNIEQAVIGGAQPRKMVIRRGKLVAVSGELTSIP, encoded by the coding sequence ATGCTTTTAAAGAACGCGCGACTGCCAGATGGCAGGCTTGTCGATTTGCTCCTTGATGGCGAGCAAATTCTCAGGGTGGACGAACCTGGCAGGGTTGAGGAGTCTGACGATGTTTACGACCTGGAAACCGCACTGGTTTCCCCAGCGTTCATCGACGGGCACATTCACTTGGACAAGACCTATTTTGGTTGCCCTCCCGTCCCTCACCAGGAAGGGGTTTCTGTCAAAGAACGCGTTGCGATAGAACGCGTCGAGCGCCACAAGTTGCCACTTCCTGTGCGTGAGAGAGCATCAGCGCTTCTCAAACATTTGCTCAAGAATGGCACGACACGCGTCCGTTCACACGTGGACATAGATTCAGATATTGGCCTAAAGCACCTCGAAGCTCTCGTAGACGTTCGCGCCACTTTCGCTGACTACATCGATATCGAGATCGTCGCCTTTCCGCAAAGCGGCATCACAAGCGAACCGGGCATGCCCGATTTGCTTGATGCAGCATTGCGCTCTGGGGCAGACCTTATCGGAGGACTTGATCCGCTTGGGTTTGACGGCGAGGTTAAGGAACACCTGGACGTGATCTTCTCCTTGGCTGAGAAGCACGGCAAAGGGATCGATATCCACCTGCATGACGGTGGCGAAAACGGCGGAAACGAACTCCGCGATATCGCTCGACGGACAATCGCCGCAGGGATGGAGGGGCGCGTTGTGGTGAGTCATGCGTTCGCATTGGGCATGCTGGCGGCCTCGTCGTTCGCAACAACAAGCGACCTCCTCGCCAAGGCGGGCGTTTCGATTATGACATCCAGCCCCGCCCCCGTTCCGGTTCCACCTATTCGTCGCCTGCAGAATGCCGGCGTCAACGTCTTTGCCGCTTCAGACAATATACGGGATTGCTGGTCGCCATTTGGCAACGGAGATATGCTCGACAGGGTGGGCATAGTCGCCCAGCGGCAGGAAATGTTGACGAATGAGGATTTGCAGCGGGCTTTTGATCTTGCGACATTCTCTGCAGCAAAAGCTCTAGGCATAACTCGCTATGGCCTGGACGTCGGATGCGCTAGCGATTTGGTGGTTCTGGTCGCTCCGAACATCGAGCAGGCGGTGATCGGTGGCGCTCAGCCAAGGAAGATGGTCATTCGCAGGGGTAAGCTCGTCGCCGTCTCCGGCGAACTAACAAGTATCCCCTAA
- a CDS encoding creatininase family protein, which produces MKLRSHWWSDLSTREFSDLDMSELVAVLPVGATEQHGPHLGVGVDAVLARGVVTRAIELMSPDFPALVLPVQEIGKSDEHSEFSGSLAFSYDLVARMWFQIGEAVYRSGCRKIVFVNAHGGNRAVMEIVCRELRVKLGMLAVASSWSRIFDRSDLFSEFELKHGVHGGEFETSAMLHIRPDLVDMAYADNFETVSVSMAQENTLLGPHTEASFAWQAQDLHPAGASGNAAAADAERGKESVDRAAKALLTIISEMRAFPLDRLKRETEFNRSSL; this is translated from the coding sequence ATGAAGTTACGATCACACTGGTGGAGCGATCTTTCCACGCGCGAGTTCTCAGATTTGGACATGTCTGAACTTGTTGCTGTATTGCCTGTAGGTGCCACGGAGCAACACGGGCCACATTTGGGGGTCGGCGTTGATGCAGTGCTGGCACGAGGCGTTGTAACGCGTGCAATTGAGCTGATGTCACCGGATTTTCCGGCGTTGGTTTTGCCTGTTCAGGAAATTGGTAAATCTGACGAGCATTCGGAGTTCAGCGGCTCTCTGGCATTTAGCTACGATCTGGTGGCTCGCATGTGGTTCCAGATCGGTGAAGCCGTTTATCGGTCCGGTTGCCGCAAGATCGTGTTCGTGAATGCCCATGGTGGCAACCGCGCCGTCATGGAAATTGTCTGCCGGGAGCTACGCGTAAAGCTCGGCATGCTGGCAGTCGCAAGCTCTTGGTCCCGCATCTTTGATCGCAGTGATCTGTTCAGTGAATTCGAACTGAAGCACGGCGTTCATGGCGGAGAATTTGAGACGAGCGCCATGCTTCATATCCGGCCGGATCTGGTGGACATGGCCTACGCAGATAATTTTGAAACTGTGTCTGTTTCGATGGCGCAGGAAAACACTCTATTGGGCCCCCATACTGAGGCCTCTTTTGCTTGGCAGGCGCAGGATTTGCATCCAGCGGGTGCGAGCGGAAATGCCGCCGCCGCCGATGCCGAGCGTGGCAAAGAAAGCGTCGACCGCGCAGCAAAAGCACTCCTGACAATCATCAGTGAGATGCGCGCGTTTCCATTGGACAGATTGAAAAGGGAAACTGAATTCAATCGAAGCTCCCTGTAA
- a CDS encoding questin oxidase family protein, whose protein sequence is MANHLPMVLVIMDRAGAPATRMEEFCEQYRVANNLQLVTERMAAITPQNWRDFLGQREREADFRAFFAAEVAHRGGRDAARHYLPILYEGFAASAIHAFMRMAYAAYTNNDTEIAIALAYWSSTYLCLGVADGSAPTTREPLDVLKYMYGPDAFRGVKTEIDLLWHNMRAISGKSEFGPVVNMLEIDDGTLARLANASLTLFASTEDFSALHALTGAHWLRFIEPYSPDNRVAMRYFWQAISALVPKIGFPVLASREQLDEWRNLSLPDWPELFAEALKHSMHGASEAEEHDLSLTFSASQEFKLYGDRLYQYVTARRLKLI, encoded by the coding sequence ATGGCCAATCATCTGCCAATGGTCCTCGTGATCATGGACCGCGCCGGCGCGCCAGCGACCAGAATGGAAGAATTCTGCGAGCAGTATCGCGTTGCCAACAATCTCCAGTTGGTGACAGAGCGGATGGCGGCGATTACGCCGCAGAATTGGCGGGACTTCCTTGGCCAGCGAGAGCGCGAAGCAGATTTTAGGGCGTTTTTTGCTGCAGAAGTGGCACACAGGGGCGGACGCGACGCAGCACGACACTATCTACCAATTCTCTATGAGGGTTTCGCAGCGAGCGCCATCCACGCCTTCATGCGTATGGCCTACGCCGCCTATACCAACAACGACACAGAAATTGCCATCGCCCTCGCCTATTGGTCGAGCACCTACCTATGCTTGGGCGTCGCTGACGGCTCCGCGCCCACGACCAGAGAACCGCTGGATGTTCTGAAGTACATGTACGGGCCTGACGCCTTTAGAGGCGTGAAAACCGAGATAGATCTACTTTGGCACAACATGCGGGCAATTTCCGGTAAATCCGAATTTGGACCGGTCGTCAACATGCTGGAAATTGATGACGGAACACTCGCCAGACTAGCGAACGCCTCGCTCACCCTCTTCGCCTCGACTGAAGATTTCTCTGCCCTACATGCGCTAACGGGCGCGCACTGGTTGAGGTTTATCGAACCCTATTCTCCCGACAACAGAGTTGCCATGCGTTACTTTTGGCAAGCAATTTCCGCACTGGTTCCCAAAATCGGCTTCCCAGTCCTTGCCAGCCGGGAGCAACTCGACGAATGGCGCAACCTGTCGCTGCCCGACTGGCCCGAGCTGTTCGCAGAAGCATTGAAGCACTCAATGCATGGCGCATCAGAAGCTGAAGAACATGACCTGAGCCTGACCTTCTCGGCGTCCCAAGAGTTCAAGCTCTATGGCGACCGGCTTTACCAGTATGTCACCGCCAGAAGACTCAAGTTGATCTAA
- a CDS encoding creatininase family protein: MALKSHWWWDHSTLDFSQLKMDDIVAIQPVGAVEQHGPHLPVSVDATINAGIVERAVQLMAPNLPALVLPMLPVGKSNEHHAYPGTLSFSYETLARMWFEIGESVHRAGCRKIIFFNSHGGQPQVMEIVCRELRVKLGMLAVGASWFNTIDQSDMFSDREMLHGIHGGEVETSLMLHLKPQKVDMNFAQNFKPLSMQMEQEFEILRPDGAAGFGWESQDLHPAGVSGDAASADAVRGEEAVERAARALVKITQEVSDFPVSRLAKATAFNGLHRL; the protein is encoded by the coding sequence ATGGCTTTAAAGTCACATTGGTGGTGGGACCACAGCACCTTAGATTTCTCTCAACTCAAAATGGACGATATCGTAGCCATTCAGCCGGTGGGGGCTGTGGAGCAACATGGTCCGCACCTTCCCGTCAGTGTGGATGCGACCATCAATGCGGGCATCGTGGAGAGGGCCGTTCAACTGATGGCGCCCAATCTTCCGGCCTTAGTGTTGCCTATGCTCCCGGTAGGTAAGTCAAATGAGCATCATGCATATCCGGGTACGCTGAGCTTCTCTTACGAGACCCTCGCTCGAATGTGGTTTGAGATCGGCGAGTCCGTACATCGCGCCGGCTGCCGCAAGATCATCTTTTTCAACTCCCATGGCGGTCAACCGCAGGTCATGGAAATTGTGTGCCGTGAGCTTCGCGTGAAGCTCGGCATGCTTGCCGTGGGAGCCTCGTGGTTCAACACCATCGATCAAAGTGACATGTTTTCCGACCGAGAGATGCTGCATGGCATCCATGGCGGGGAGGTCGAGACGAGTTTGATGCTCCATCTCAAGCCGCAAAAAGTGGATATGAACTTTGCGCAAAATTTCAAACCGCTCTCCATGCAGATGGAGCAGGAGTTCGAGATTTTGCGTCCGGACGGCGCCGCGGGTTTTGGGTGGGAGTCGCAGGATTTGCATCCGGCGGGCGTCAGCGGCGACGCTGCATCCGCAGACGCTGTGCGAGGAGAAGAGGCGGTCGAAAGAGCCGCTCGAGCGCTGGTCAAGATTACCCAGGAAGTCAGCGACTTCCCGGTGTCACGGCTGGCTAAAGCCACTGCCTTCAATGGATTACATCGACTATGA
- a CDS encoding ABC transporter ATP-binding protein codes for MTDCNQNDAGAGSPAYLELDNLVASYGGVTAAKDVSLKIKKGELVALLGPSGCGKTTTLRMIAGFVKPASGRVVVNSREITRTPPHQRNIGIVFQSYALFPHLTVLENVAFGLRMRSVPKQQRNERAKAALDLVSLGQFGDRYPANLSGGQQQRVALARALVIEPDVLLLDEPLSNLDALLRAEMRTEIRTLQQRLSITTVFVTHDQEEAMAMADRVVVMNKGSIVEVGEPRALSDNPRSAFTASFLGERTVLSGQTKAGVFEGVEFQWPDVPEGTSALVLRASRLRFDAAAGPLILSGQVSSSSFLGDVVETDVTTPAGRVRVVTPSDLKVPGVGERCSLHVLPGGVAFI; via the coding sequence ATGACGGATTGCAATCAAAACGATGCGGGTGCCGGATCACCGGCCTATCTTGAGCTCGACAATCTTGTTGCATCCTATGGCGGTGTTACTGCGGCCAAGGATGTTTCCCTAAAGATCAAAAAGGGCGAGCTTGTCGCGCTGCTCGGCCCGTCAGGTTGTGGCAAGACCACGACGCTGCGCATGATCGCAGGCTTCGTGAAGCCGGCCAGCGGTCGGGTGGTCGTCAACTCTCGGGAAATAACCCGCACCCCGCCGCATCAGCGCAATATCGGTATCGTATTCCAGTCCTACGCCCTGTTTCCGCACCTAACCGTGCTTGAAAATGTGGCTTTCGGCCTACGCATGCGCAGCGTGCCAAAGCAGCAACGCAACGAGCGTGCCAAGGCAGCTTTGGACTTAGTTAGCCTGGGGCAGTTTGGCGATCGTTATCCGGCAAATCTGTCAGGTGGGCAACAGCAGCGCGTCGCGCTGGCCCGCGCTTTGGTCATTGAGCCGGACGTGCTGCTGCTCGACGAGCCTTTATCGAACCTTGACGCTTTGTTGCGTGCCGAAATGCGGACGGAGATCCGCACGCTGCAGCAACGCCTGTCGATCACGACCGTGTTCGTCACACACGACCAGGAAGAGGCCATGGCGATGGCTGACCGCGTCGTCGTCATGAACAAGGGCAGTATCGTCGAGGTGGGAGAGCCGCGTGCGCTTTCTGACAATCCACGTTCTGCTTTCACCGCGTCGTTCCTTGGGGAGCGAACTGTTCTTTCCGGGCAGACAAAGGCTGGGGTCTTTGAGGGGGTGGAGTTTCAATGGCCAGATGTGCCGGAGGGAACGAGTGCGTTGGTGCTTCGCGCTTCGCGCCTCCGATTTGATGCCGCAGCTGGTCCTTTGATCTTGAGCGGTCAGGTCAGTTCGTCGTCATTCCTGGGCGATGTGGTGGAAACCGACGTCACTACTCCGGCCGGACGGGTCCGAGTTGTTACGCCGTCGGATTTGAAGGTGCCCGGCGTTGGTGAGAGGTGCTCGCTGCACGTCCTACCGGGGGGCGTCGCGTTTATCTGA
- a CDS encoding extracellular solute-binding protein: MKMTRRTFGKLVLGAGVVAPFHFIRPAIAQPKAGDELVIGIWGGVQERIVREHVEKPLVEKYGCTVSYVLGGTGERRARAYAERGRPSFDVIYLNIYESRQAVADGVTQPASEAVPQAEHLYDMAKLGGYGVAFNPVTIAYDKRKASSPITSWKDMWNDEWKGRIAFPLYPGSQATAALVMSSLAWGGDEKNMDIGFEKVRELKPFAALQNSAEQAFQMFDQDLADLTVEFGSHARRQSEQVNPNIEVADPIEGQCAAMNVACIPVGAPNQVLAEEWVNLHLSEPCMQAYMREAYYSPTVTNVAVPDDLKGKLLTPEQIQRMPNLDWEYIASQQAAWSSRFNREIAG, translated from the coding sequence ATGAAGATGACACGAAGAACTTTCGGTAAACTTGTTCTTGGGGCAGGCGTGGTCGCGCCGTTCCATTTCATTCGACCTGCAATCGCACAGCCAAAGGCTGGTGATGAGCTGGTTATCGGCATCTGGGGTGGCGTGCAGGAACGCATCGTTCGCGAGCATGTCGAGAAGCCACTGGTTGAAAAATATGGCTGCACGGTGAGCTATGTGCTTGGTGGCACCGGCGAGCGCCGCGCACGCGCCTACGCAGAGCGTGGCCGCCCAAGCTTTGACGTGATCTACCTCAATATCTATGAGAGCCGCCAGGCTGTTGCGGACGGGGTTACGCAACCTGCCTCTGAAGCTGTTCCGCAGGCCGAACATCTCTATGATATGGCCAAGCTGGGTGGCTATGGAGTTGCATTCAACCCCGTCACCATTGCCTACGATAAGCGCAAGGCTTCCAGCCCGATCACCTCGTGGAAGGACATGTGGAACGATGAGTGGAAGGGGCGTATTGCCTTCCCACTGTATCCGGGGTCCCAAGCCACTGCGGCGCTTGTCATGTCGTCGCTCGCATGGGGCGGCGACGAGAAGAATATGGACATCGGTTTCGAGAAAGTCCGTGAGCTCAAGCCATTTGCCGCTCTTCAGAACAGCGCCGAGCAGGCGTTCCAGATGTTTGATCAGGACCTTGCTGACCTGACCGTTGAATTTGGCTCGCACGCACGTCGTCAGTCAGAACAGGTTAACCCAAACATTGAAGTCGCTGACCCGATCGAAGGTCAGTGCGCTGCCATGAACGTTGCATGTATTCCCGTCGGAGCACCCAATCAGGTTCTGGCAGAAGAGTGGGTGAACCTGCACCTGAGCGAACCTTGCATGCAGGCTTATATGCGCGAAGCCTACTATTCGCCGACCGTGACAAACGTTGCTGTGCCTGACGATCTCAAGGGCAAGCTGCTCACTCCCGAACAGATCCAGCGCATGCCGAACCTTGATTGGGAGTACATCGCTTC